Proteins from a single region of Macrotis lagotis isolate mMagLag1 chromosome 2, bilby.v1.9.chrom.fasta, whole genome shotgun sequence:
- the GPR52 gene encoding G-protein coupled receptor 52, which translates to MNESRLTEPRTHNMSFENISQHHSCPLGFGHYNAEDVCILETVVIVLLTFLIIAGNLTVIFVFHCAPLLHHYTTSYFIQTMAYADLFVGVSCLVPTLSLLHYSTGVHESLTCQVFGYIISVLKSVSMACLACISVDRYLAITKPLSYNQLVTPCRLRICIILIWIYSCLIFLPSFFGWGKPGYHGDIFEWCATSWLTNAYFTGFIVCLLYAPAAFVICFTYFHIFKICRQHTKEINDRRARFPSHEVDASGETGHSPDKRYAMVLFRITSVFYMLWLPYIIYFLLESSRVLENPALSFLTTWLAISNSFCNCVIYSLSNSVFRLGLRRLSQTICSSCMCLKDRNIQDPKPRKRANSCSI; encoded by the coding sequence ATGAATGAGTCCAGGTTGACTGAACCAAGGACTCACAATATGAGCTTTGAAAACATTTCTCAGCACCACTCCTGCCCACTTGGATTCGGCCACTACAACGCTGAAGATGTCTGCATCCTAGAGACAGTGGTTATCGTCCTGCTGACCTTTTTAATCATCGCTGGGAATTTAACCgtcatttttgtctttcactGTGCTCCCCTTTTGCATCATTATACCACCAGCTATTTCATCCAGACCATGGCCTATGCCGATCTCTTTGTGGGAGTGAGTTGCTTGGTCCCCACTCTCTCCCTGCTTCATTATTCCACAGGTGTCCACGAGTCATTGACTTGCCAGGTTTTTGGCTACATCATCTCAGTACTGAAGAGTGTTTCCATGGCATGCCTCGCTTGCATCAGTGTGGACCGCTACCTTGCCATTACCAAACCTCTTTCCTACAACCAGCTGGTCACTCCTTGTCGCTTGAGAATCTGCATTATTCTGATCTGGATCTATTCCTGCCTGATCTTCCTGCCTTCTTTTTTTGGCTGGGGGAAACCTGGTTACCACGGTGACATCTTTGAATGGTGTGCCACCTCTTGGCTCACCAATGCCTATTTTACCGGCTTCATTGTTTGTTTACTTTATGCTCCTGCCGCCTTTGTTATCTGCTTCACTTACTTCCACATTTTCAAAATCTGTCGGCAGCACACCAAAGAGATCAATGACCGAAGGGCCCGGTTCCCCAGTCATGAAGTTGATGCTTCCGGAGAGACTGGACACAGCCCCGACAAACGCTATGCCATGGTTTTGTTTCGGATAACCAGTGTGTTCTACATGCTCTGGCTCCCCTACATCATATACTTTCTTCTGGAGAGCTCCCGAGTCCTGGAGAATCCCGCTCTTTCCTTCCTAACAACCTGGCTGGCTATAAGCAATAGTTTCTGTAACTGTGTAATATATAGCCTCTCCAATAGTGTTTTTAGGCTGGGCCTCCGAAGGTTATCCCAGACAATATGCTCATCTTGTATGTGTTTGAAAGACCGGAACATCCAGGACCCCAAGCCCAGAAAACGGGCTAATTCCTGCTCCATCTAA